In Alosa alosa isolate M-15738 ecotype Scorff River chromosome 19, AALO_Geno_1.1, whole genome shotgun sequence, a genomic segment contains:
- the dnaaf6 gene encoding protein PIH1D3 isoform X3, translated as MIVQASAKLCPGNIGPPASSHKQSKEGSSAYAKQNSKAIWDEDEVPEVAQFDDLTDPRPEPEYDCVSVFLLAVIVTVHIRYDIILKQSVGTEDLFLGMSRKDPSSMCCEGMLVRVKLPDTKASEVVLDVKEQFLDLRTPKYKLGLHLPQPVHPREGTARFISERAELEITLLMHRPMDCINLA; from the exons ATG ATTGTACAGGCCTCAGCTAAACTGTGCCCAGGCAATATCGGGCCTCCTGCTTCTTCACACAAACAGAGCAAGGAAG GATCCTCCGCGTACGCCAAGCAGAACAGCAAAGCCATCTGGGACGAGGACGAGGTTCCTGAAGTGGCGCAGTTTGATGACCTCACAGACCCACGCCCGGAACCTGAGTAtgactgtgtctctgtgtttctaCTGGCGGTCATAGTTACTGTTCATATACG atatgacATCATTCTGAAGCAGAGTGTTGGCACAGAGGACCTGTTTTTGGGCATGAGCCGTAAAGACCCCTCCTCTATGTGCTGCGAAGGCATGCTG gTGAGGGTGAAGCTTCCAGACACCAAAGCCAGTGAAGTGGTCCTGGACGTTAAAGAGCAGTTCCTGGACCTGCGGACCCCAAAGTA taAGCTGGGCCTGCATCTTCCCCAGCCAGTGCACCCGCGTGAGGGGACGGCTCGCTTCATCAGCGAGAGGGCCGAGCTGGAGATCACGCTGCTCATGCATCGACCCATGGACTGCATCAACCTGGCCTGA
- the dnaaf6 gene encoding protein PIH1D3 isoform X1: MDGLSSMQTLQALSSLLSKRDEYDDEDSEIVQASAKLCPGNIGPPASSHKQSKEGSSAYAKQNSKAIWDEDEVPEVAQFDDLTDPRPEPEYDCVSVFLLAVIVTVHIRYDIILKQSVGTEDLFLGMSRKDPSSMCCEGMLVRVKLPDTKASEVVLDVKEQFLDLRTPKYKLGLHLPQPVHPREGTARFISERAELEITLLMHRPMDCINLA, from the exons ATGGATGGTCTGTCATCTATGCAGACTCTCCAAGCACTTTCCTCTTTGTTGTCAAAGCGGGACGAATACGATGATGAAGATTCTGAG ATTGTACAGGCCTCAGCTAAACTGTGCCCAGGCAATATCGGGCCTCCTGCTTCTTCACACAAACAGAGCAAGGAAG GATCCTCCGCGTACGCCAAGCAGAACAGCAAAGCCATCTGGGACGAGGACGAGGTTCCTGAAGTGGCGCAGTTTGATGACCTCACAGACCCACGCCCGGAACCTGAGTAtgactgtgtctctgtgtttctaCTGGCGGTCATAGTTACTGTTCATATACG atatgacATCATTCTGAAGCAGAGTGTTGGCACAGAGGACCTGTTTTTGGGCATGAGCCGTAAAGACCCCTCCTCTATGTGCTGCGAAGGCATGCTG gTGAGGGTGAAGCTTCCAGACACCAAAGCCAGTGAAGTGGTCCTGGACGTTAAAGAGCAGTTCCTGGACCTGCGGACCCCAAAGTA taAGCTGGGCCTGCATCTTCCCCAGCCAGTGCACCCGCGTGAGGGGACGGCTCGCTTCATCAGCGAGAGGGCCGAGCTGGAGATCACGCTGCTCATGCATCGACCCATGGACTGCATCAACCTGGCCTGA
- the dnaaf6 gene encoding protein PIH1D3 isoform X2 → MDGLSSMQTLQALSSLLSKRDEYDDEDSEIVQASAKLCPGNIGPPASSHKQSKEGSSAYAKQNSKAIWDEDEVPEVAQFDDLTDPRPEPEYDIILKQSVGTEDLFLGMSRKDPSSMCCEGMLVRVKLPDTKASEVVLDVKEQFLDLRTPKYKLGLHLPQPVHPREGTARFISERAELEITLLMHRPMDCINLA, encoded by the exons ATGGATGGTCTGTCATCTATGCAGACTCTCCAAGCACTTTCCTCTTTGTTGTCAAAGCGGGACGAATACGATGATGAAGATTCTGAG ATTGTACAGGCCTCAGCTAAACTGTGCCCAGGCAATATCGGGCCTCCTGCTTCTTCACACAAACAGAGCAAGGAAG GATCCTCCGCGTACGCCAAGCAGAACAGCAAAGCCATCTGGGACGAGGACGAGGTTCCTGAAGTGGCGCAGTTTGATGACCTCACAGACCCACGCCCGGAACCTGA atatgacATCATTCTGAAGCAGAGTGTTGGCACAGAGGACCTGTTTTTGGGCATGAGCCGTAAAGACCCCTCCTCTATGTGCTGCGAAGGCATGCTG gTGAGGGTGAAGCTTCCAGACACCAAAGCCAGTGAAGTGGTCCTGGACGTTAAAGAGCAGTTCCTGGACCTGCGGACCCCAAAGTA taAGCTGGGCCTGCATCTTCCCCAGCCAGTGCACCCGCGTGAGGGGACGGCTCGCTTCATCAGCGAGAGGGCCGAGCTGGAGATCACGCTGCTCATGCATCGACCCATGGACTGCATCAACCTGGCCTGA
- the eif3f gene encoding eukaryotic translation initiation factor 3 subunit F, whose product MSVHGPMVKIHPVVLASITDAYERRNEGASRVIGTLLGTIDKQTVEVTNCFSVPHNESEDEVAVDMEFAKNMYELHKKVSPSEVIIGWYATGYDITEHSVLIHEYYSREAQNPIHLTVDTALQSGKMNIRAYVSAQMGVPGKTVGVMFTPLTVKYIYYDTERIGIDLLQRTRASPSRTDGLTSDLCQVGGAAGRTQEMLSTVLAYIEDVLSGKASADNSVGRFLMDLVNKVPKIPVEDFETMLNSNINDLLMVTYLSNLTQAQIALNEKLVIM is encoded by the exons ATGTCGGTGCACGGGCCAATGGTGAAAATCCACCCTGTGGTACTCGCTTCCATTACTGATGCTTACGAGCGGAGAAATGAGGGTGCGAGTCGCGTTATCGGGACATTATTAG GCACCATAGACAAACAGACCGTGGAAGTGACCAATTGCTTCTCCGTCCCGCACAACGAGTCCGAAGATGAG GTCGCGGTGGACATGGAGTTCGCAAAGAACATGTATGAACTTCATAAGAAGGTCTCCCCAAGCGAAGTCATCATTGGCTG GTATGCGACAGGATATGACATCACAGAGCACTCTGTCCTCATCCATGAGTACTACAGCCGTGAGGCCCAGAACCCCATTCACCTGACCGTCGACACCGCCCTCCAGAGTGGCAAGATGAACATTCGCGCCTATGTCag TGCTCAGATGGGCGTGCCGGGGAAGACTGTGGGAGTGATGTTCACCCCGCTCACTGTGAAGTACATCTACTACGACACAGAGCGCATCGGGa TTGACCTTCTCCAGAGGACGCGGGCGTCTCCGAGTCGGACCGACGGCTTGACCTCCGACCTCTGCCAGGTGGGCGGGGCAGCGGGCCGCACTCAGGAGATGCTGAGCACCGTGCTGGCGTACATAGAGGACGTGCTG TCTGGTAAGGCGTCTGCTGATAACAGTGTGGGACGCTTCCTGATGGATCTGGTCAACAAGGTGCCTAAGATCCCAGTCGAGGACTTCGAGACCATGCTCAACTCCAACatcaat gATCTGCTGATGGTGACCTACTTGTCCAACCTGACCCAGGCTCAGATCGCTCTCAACGAGAAACTGGTGATCATGTGA